In one Pseudomonas sp. R84 genomic region, the following are encoded:
- a CDS encoding LysR family transcriptional regulator, which translates to MDIKQLKFLIALDETRHFGQAAARCHITQPTLSMRLRNLEDELDLVLVNRGQRFEGFTQAGERVLAWARTLLAAHDGLFAEAAACRGQLVGSLRLGLVPLSSFNPVNYIQGLSGTYPELKFSLSSLSSDEIIAGLGNNQLDLGVCYLDHVNPNYFEFFEIGETRVGLLYDNRHFQFEGTEMSWEDAAELPLGMITAGMHYRKSIDLSFRSRGLSPQPIMESDSTYQLLQAIHQGFCCAIMPLDSGLEEPIEHLSFMQLPDASVLAPLGLVMRKTEPRSAIAEKCFAEARKLFGVEVTAE; encoded by the coding sequence GTGGACATCAAACAACTCAAGTTCCTGATCGCGCTGGACGAAACCCGCCACTTCGGCCAGGCCGCCGCACGCTGCCACATCACCCAGCCGACGTTGTCGATGCGCCTGCGCAATCTCGAAGATGAGCTGGATCTGGTGCTGGTCAACCGTGGCCAGCGCTTTGAAGGTTTCACCCAGGCTGGCGAACGCGTGCTGGCCTGGGCGCGCACCTTGCTCGCGGCTCACGACGGTCTGTTCGCCGAAGCGGCGGCGTGTCGCGGGCAATTGGTCGGTAGCTTGCGTCTGGGTCTGGTGCCGCTGAGCAGCTTCAATCCGGTCAATTACATTCAGGGGTTGTCGGGGACGTATCCGGAGTTGAAGTTCAGCCTGTCGTCGCTCAGTTCCGACGAGATCATTGCCGGGCTGGGCAACAATCAGCTTGATCTCGGCGTGTGCTACCTGGACCACGTCAACCCGAACTATTTCGAGTTTTTCGAGATCGGCGAAACCCGCGTCGGCCTGCTCTACGACAACCGCCACTTCCAGTTCGAAGGCACGGAAATGAGCTGGGAAGACGCCGCCGAACTGCCGCTGGGGATGATCACCGCCGGCATGCATTACCGTAAATCCATCGATTTGAGCTTCCGCAGCCGTGGGCTCAGCCCGCAGCCGATCATGGAAAGCGACTCGACTTATCAGCTGTTGCAGGCGATTCACCAGGGCTTCTGCTGCGCGATCATGCCGCTGGACAGTGGCCTGGAAGAGCCGATCGAACACCTGTCGTTCATGCAGTTGCCGGATGCCAGCGTGCTGGCGCCGCTGGGGCTGGTGATGCGCAAGACCGAGCCGCGCTCGGCGATTGCCGAGAAGTGTTTTGCCGAGGCGCGGAAGTTGTTTGGGGTTGAGGTGACCGCCGAATAA
- the fdhD gene encoding formate dehydrogenase accessory sulfurtransferase FdhD, which translates to MLCHVETLTESTTEPNAPAPQPAQVVFREYLPDAAISHAALAAEIALAISYNGLSQAVMMVSPGNLEDFIRGFSLSNAIIDSVDEIYDIRLTHFDQACQAKVQISSRAFWALKDHRRQMTGTSGCGICGVEALEQALPQLQILQPSPLPPAEHFDGIRQRIEAAQQLARSSGALHAALYFDVDSEALLCREDIGRHNALDKLIGAMQIDAIDAAEGFVVVTSRCSLELIHKAVRARLGTLVSLSAPTALTVRWALKHRLNLIHVPHRNAPRIYSPIQEYSA; encoded by the coding sequence ATGCTCTGCCACGTCGAAACCCTCACAGAATCCACTACCGAACCCAACGCCCCAGCACCGCAACCGGCGCAGGTGGTGTTTCGCGAATACCTGCCCGACGCCGCCATCTCCCACGCCGCGCTGGCCGCGGAAATCGCTCTCGCCATCAGCTACAACGGCTTGAGCCAAGCGGTGATGATGGTCTCGCCCGGCAACCTCGAAGACTTCATTCGTGGCTTCAGCCTGAGCAACGCGATCATCGACAGCGTCGACGAGATCTACGACATCCGCCTCACGCATTTCGATCAGGCCTGTCAGGCCAAAGTGCAGATTTCCAGCCGGGCGTTCTGGGCCTTGAAGGATCACCGGCGGCAAATGACGGGCACCAGCGGTTGCGGCATCTGTGGCGTTGAAGCACTGGAGCAGGCGCTGCCGCAACTGCAGATCCTGCAACCTTCACCGCTACCGCCGGCCGAGCATTTCGACGGCATCCGCCAACGCATCGAAGCCGCTCAACAACTGGCGCGCAGCAGCGGTGCTCTGCACGCCGCGCTGTATTTCGACGTCGACAGTGAAGCGCTGCTGTGCCGCGAAGACATCGGCCGCCACAACGCCCTCGACAAGCTGATCGGCGCGATGCAGATCGACGCCATCGATGCGGCTGAAGGCTTCGTCGTGGTCACCAGCCGTTGCAGCCTCGAACTGATTCACAAAGCCGTGCGTGCGCGCCTCGGCACCCTCGTCAGTCTGTCCGCGCCAACCGCTTTGACTGTGCGGTGGGCACTCAAGCATCGACTCAATCTGATCCATGTGCCGCACCGCAACGCCCCGCGAATTTACAGCCCGATCCAGGAGTATTCCGCATGA
- the moaC gene encoding cyclic pyranopterin monophosphate synthase MoaC — MSDTLTHLDDQGRANMVDVSDKAATRREATAQAWVQMRPETLKMIQANGHPKGDVFAVARIAGIQAAKRTHELIPLCHALLLSSIHVEFKACEPDRVQINSTCRLTGQTGVELEALTAASVAALTIYDMCKAVDRAMVIGDIRLLSKQGGRSGHFQWEDTQ, encoded by the coding sequence ATGAGCGACACCCTCACCCACCTCGACGATCAGGGCCGCGCCAACATGGTCGACGTCAGCGATAAAGCCGCGACCCGCCGCGAAGCCACGGCGCAAGCCTGGGTGCAGATGCGCCCGGAAACCTTAAAGATGATCCAGGCCAACGGGCACCCGAAAGGCGATGTCTTCGCGGTGGCGCGGATCGCCGGGATACAAGCTGCCAAGCGCACTCACGAACTGATTCCGCTGTGCCATGCGCTGTTGCTCAGTTCGATTCACGTCGAATTCAAGGCTTGTGAACCGGATCGCGTGCAGATCAACAGCACCTGCCGCCTGACCGGCCAGACCGGCGTCGAACTCGAAGCGTTGACCGCCGCCAGCGTCGCCGCGCTGACCATTTACGACATGTGCAAAGCGGTAGATCGGGCGATGGTCATTGGCGACATCCGCCTGCTCAGTAAACAGGGTGGCCGTTCCGGTCACTTTCAATGGGAGGACACGCAATGA
- a CDS encoding MoaD/ThiS family protein, which yields MILINYFASYRDRLNLGGEKIPLTDALGSVEDVRQMLMQRGDLWRDVLGAGNLMCALNQELCQPSQAIEDFDEIAFFPPVTGG from the coding sequence ATGATCCTGATCAACTACTTCGCCAGCTACCGTGACCGGCTCAATCTGGGTGGTGAAAAAATTCCGCTGACTGATGCATTGGGCAGCGTTGAAGATGTGCGGCAAATGCTTATGCAGCGAGGCGATCTGTGGCGCGATGTGCTCGGTGCCGGGAATCTGATGTGCGCGCTGAATCAGGAGCTGTGTCAGCCGAGTCAGGCGATTGAAGATTTCGATGAGATCGCGTTTTTTCCGCCAGTGACCGGGGGTTGA
- the moaE gene encoding molybdopterin synthase catalytic subunit MoaE produces MAIRVQHKSFDVGQLTADLHARNPRVGAVVNFIGYVRDLNIGQSVNEMFLEHYPGMTEKALEQIAEEARERWPLLGVEIVHRVGALAVSEPIVFVGVSSKHRHMAFEACAFIMDVLKTRAPFWKRESTPEGSRWVEGRESDRDAALRWSLAHA; encoded by the coding sequence ATGGCTATTCGAGTCCAGCACAAAAGCTTCGACGTCGGCCAGTTGACGGCCGATCTGCACGCGCGCAATCCACGGGTGGGCGCGGTGGTGAATTTCATTGGTTATGTGCGTGATCTGAATATTGGTCAGAGCGTGAATGAAATGTTTCTTGAGCACTATCCGGGCATGACCGAAAAAGCCCTCGAGCAGATCGCGGAAGAAGCCCGTGAGCGCTGGCCGCTGTTGGGGGTGGAGATTGTGCATCGGGTCGGCGCGTTGGCGGTGAGTGAGCCGATCGTGTTTGTCGGGGTTAGCAGCAAGCATCGGCATATGGCGTTCGAGGCGTGCGCGTTCATCATGGACGTGCTCAAGACCCGTGCGCCGTTCTGGAAACGTGAGAGTACGCCTGAGGGTTCTCGCTGGGTCGAGGGCCGGGAAAGCGATCGGGATGCGGCGTTGCGTTGGAGTCTGGCACATGCCTGA
- the chrA gene encoding chromate efflux transporter encodes MSTAPNNLPRPDPVTLRQAWRFWLKLGCIGFGGPAGQIAIMHQELVERRRWISEKRFLHALNYCMLLPGPEAQQLATYIGWLLHRTWGGVIAGALFVLPSLFILIALSWLYIAFGDVPAVAGVFYGIKPAITAIVLHAAHRIGSRALKNAWLWTIAGASFVAIFAFNVPFPLIVLGAALIGYLGGRFAPQRFSNGGARNSEKSFGPALIDDDTPAPEHARFSLPKLLRLGLIGAVLWCLPMALLTALFGWDGTFTQMAWFFTKAALLTFGGAYAVLPYVYQGAVGHYGWLTPTQMIDGLALGETTPGPLIMVVAFVGFVGAYVQPAFGPEHAFAAGALAATLVTWFTFLPSFLFILAGGPLVESTHNELKFTAPLTAITAAVVGVIVNLACFFAYHVLWPNGFAGALDVFSLMLAVAAALALFVFKRGVFSVLIVCALAGLGFHLMR; translated from the coding sequence TTGAGCACAGCGCCGAACAACCTGCCCCGCCCCGATCCCGTCACCCTGCGCCAGGCTTGGCGCTTCTGGCTAAAACTCGGCTGCATCGGTTTCGGCGGCCCGGCCGGGCAGATCGCGATCATGCATCAGGAGCTGGTCGAGCGCCGGCGCTGGATTTCCGAAAAACGTTTCCTGCACGCGCTCAACTACTGCATGTTGCTGCCCGGCCCCGAGGCTCAGCAACTGGCGACGTACATCGGCTGGCTGCTGCATCGCACCTGGGGCGGTGTCATCGCCGGTGCGCTGTTTGTGTTGCCGTCATTGTTCATTCTGATCGCGTTGTCCTGGCTGTACATCGCCTTCGGTGACGTGCCAGCAGTGGCCGGGGTGTTTTACGGGATCAAACCGGCGATCACCGCGATTGTCCTGCACGCCGCGCATCGCATCGGCTCGCGTGCATTGAAGAACGCCTGGCTATGGACGATTGCCGGCGCCTCGTTCGTGGCGATTTTCGCCTTCAACGTGCCCTTCCCCTTGATCGTCCTCGGGGCTGCGTTGATCGGCTATCTGGGAGGACGTTTCGCCCCTCAGCGGTTCAGCAACGGTGGTGCGCGCAACAGCGAGAAATCCTTCGGCCCGGCATTGATCGACGACGATACGCCGGCGCCGGAACACGCCCGTTTCAGCCTGCCGAAGCTGCTGCGCCTAGGGTTGATCGGTGCGGTGCTCTGGTGTTTACCGATGGCGTTGTTGACAGCATTGTTCGGCTGGGACGGCACCTTCACACAAATGGCCTGGTTCTTCACCAAAGCCGCGCTGCTTACCTTTGGTGGCGCTTACGCGGTGCTGCCTTACGTCTATCAGGGCGCCGTCGGGCATTACGGCTGGTTGACGCCGACGCAGATGATCGACGGCCTCGCCCTCGGTGAAACCACACCCGGCCCGCTGATCATGGTGGTGGCGTTCGTCGGTTTCGTTGGCGCCTATGTGCAACCGGCGTTCGGCCCCGAACATGCCTTTGCCGCCGGGGCGCTGGCGGCAACGTTGGTGACCTGGTTCACCTTCCTGCCCTCGTTTCTGTTCATCCTCGCCGGCGGGCCGTTGGTGGAATCGACGCACAACGAACTGAAGTTCACCGCACCGCTGACGGCGATCACCGCTGCCGTGGTCGGGGTGATTGTGAACCTGGCGTGTTTTTTCGCTTATCACGTGTTGTGGCCAAACGGGTTCGCCGGGGCGCTGGATGTGTTTTCGCTGATGTTGGCGGTTGCAGCGGCGCTGGCGCTGTTCGTTTTCAAACGCGGCGTGTTCAGTGTGTTGATCGTTTGCGCCCTCGCCGGGCTGGGCTTTCACCTGATGCGCTGA